CTGCCAAAACTTCTAACTAGCGCTAGCGATGAAGATTGTCTACATTTCATTGGTATCTGTCCAATATTCAAAAACTCAAAGACCGTACTTTTTCGGGAAAAATACTCTTAACCTGCAAGAGACTATAAACATCATTAACGAGAATGATTGGAAATTAttgagtacatttttgaaaaatattttcaagtatagattattattaataacagaatgctattaaattcaaaacatacacaaatttaaatattcttaattttgttgtcaacctGACTGATGGCATAGCCATAGcatctaaattcaaaaattatataaaattttgtaaattaatgtaaataaatgaattacttacttacttattttaaattttagagatATCAATCTATGCGTTTCCGGGTTCTGGTGACCCCAGCAGGTACTCTTCAATCCAATACGAAGACTATGCCGATACTCAatccatacattttttataagacacaaaaatatttaatgaaaatatttgaaaaaaaaattaaatcgaaaaaaactgtGTGTGTGACCGAtatgtttgtttattgttttttttttgttaacattgaaAATGTGAAATCCGAAACCCATtgctttgttttgaaaaattggttgtcatttttgacaggtcacaaaaattccataagtttctttttagccaaatcccccattttgctttttttttctccactcaCATGTGTTCATAGATagcgaatttgagagagtttacCTCGAATTTGAGAGAAttcacctcgaataaaatttgagggtgtttcagtTTCAGGTAGGTcgggtcgggactctagataatatatttcctgtATGGTTGTGAGTTTGAATTGAAAAGGCTATTAGCCATCAACAGCTGATCGGCATCTTGTTAGGAAAACGAATGACGGCCGACGTTATCATCTTTATAATATAGTGGTTTTGGTTTGTTTGGGTTGGAAGGCATTAAGGCAACCGGAATGGCACCAGaagttttctatttattttgtatctttcgtCCTTGGTTGTAACAACAATTACAATTTACAAGTTTATAGTTTTATCCACAACAATAACAAACTTAAGTCTCAAATTTAAGTATTTGAAATAAGTAGCTAAGTACTCAAACAATGGTTGGAAAAAGTGGTGGAGATGAAGACCCATTAAATGAAGAAAGATTAGGTACAGTGCGAGAAGTTGGTTCACAAGCAGTTTGGAGTCTCTCCTCATGCAAACCAGGTATTCTTATTAATCaatgtgttgttgttttttttgtattaatatacattttgtcATTTTCAAGGTTTTGGTGTAGAAAGGCTGCGTGATAACATAATGGACACATATTGGCAATCTGATGGCCAGCTTCCACAtcttgtcaacatacaattccAAAGAAAGACAAGCATAAgccaaatatacatatacactgACTATAAACTAGATGAAAGTTACACTCCTAGCAGAATATCGATACGTTCAGGAACACATTTCAATGACTTACAAGAACTTGAAATTGTTGAATTATCTGAACCAACTGGTAAAACATTCTTTTTATAGTGTAAATAAtatctttaataatttgtttgttttgaaaggtTGGGTGATTGTTCCAATAAAAGATGGTCGCGGTCGACCTATTCGAACATTTATGGTACAAATTGCTGTTATTTCAAATCACCAAAACGGCAGAGATACTCATATGCGTCAGATTCGGATTCATTCTCCTGTCGAGGGTAAAGATTACCCATTAGAGTCGTTTGGTAAATTTAACACTGTTGGATTTCAGAAATTTTCAACTCTTCGatagttttttaagataaattattcatgtatttaagttttaactacatacatacataaatacttaagaattaattgtttaaaacaaatttggtattttatcagttaaatttttaaacataagcGATGGATCGTTTACTTAATTAACGGTAACTAAGCTTATAAAGATGactttttgaccaattttatgaTTAATACAAGTGAAAAAGAAAAGGCTTTTCTTTCGGCTTTCTCGGCCACTATATATTTTGCAATGAAACTATTCAGTTAAATTAACGATCCCAATGTTTTGGTACCGGTTGTTGTGAACACGTCATATTGTTATAAATCGTAACAAACTTAATGTTTAGGAATAGTttagaaaatttagaaaaagacCAAACCTCAGGAGTCGACTTAATAAATAGGGACGCATAAGTGAAATGGTTAACGTTGCATAGCCTGAAACAAAAGTCTTGTCACCAAGCTGTGTGGATAGACCTGCTAAGGATGACCACATTCATTTTTCTCCTtttggtcaaaagaattttattctATACAGCTAGATTCTGTATTAAACTTTCATTCGAAATTAATACAAACAtacattcaaaatataaattggcaTTCTGATATTATATATCgaaatcgatttaattttttttttcgaactaaAACCCAAGTGAATTTTCGTATTCTACATTAcgatttttgatatttcaagttatttttattggaataCATTAATTTGGTATGATTTATATTCCGCAAGCGACAATTATTTAACATCAACAGCATTTTCACTTGAGGCAAATAACCCGtaacttttgtttgtattatacAAGTTGCAACTTCTACCTTTTAATTAAGGGAACGGGCAGagcattgaaaattatttttcagcaCACCAAATGTAAATGTTCTTATAAAAactgacattttcaaaa
This window of the Eupeodes corollae chromosome 3, idEupCoro1.1, whole genome shotgun sequence genome carries:
- the LOC129949124 gene encoding anaphase-promoting complex subunit 10, coding for MVGKSGGDEDPLNEERLGTVREVGSQAVWSLSSCKPGFGVERLRDNIMDTYWQSDGQLPHLVNIQFQRKTSISQIYIYTDYKLDESYTPSRISIRSGTHFNDLQELEIVELSEPTGWVIVPIKDGRGRPIRTFMVQIAVISNHQNGRDTHMRQIRIHSPVEGKDYPLESFGKFNTVGFQKFSTLR